GCCGCGGGAGCCGACAATGTCTTGACAGTCCGACCAAGGCAAAGTTAAGGAAAGACCAAGGCTCCTTGCCCAGACACCCCGCCTGGATCCTGCCCCTGCTGGTGGCAGCCGGGTGCGGCGCGCCAGTCAGCAGCGCGGATCGGTTGCCGGTCTCCCAGGACAAGCGGCTGGAGCAGGTCCCGGACGAAGTCATCGTCAAGTACCGGGCGCCCGAGGGCATGCGGGCCGAGGCGACCATGTTCCCGGAGGACATCGCCCCGACGCGCAAGTACGACCTCTTGCCCGAGACCACGCAACTTGACGCCACGAGCTTCGACTCGCGCAACGACACGGTCCTGGTGAAGACCTCGCGGGGCGAGGCCGCCCGGGTCGCCGCGGCCTACGCGGCCCGGCCGGAGGTCGAGTGGGCCATCCCCAACGCCCGGATCCAGGCGCCCGTGCCCGTGATGCCCGGCCAGCAGCCCGGCACCGGCATCCGCTCGACCATTCGCAGCAACGATCCGCTCGTCGCGCAGCAGTGGTATCTCGATCGCATCAACGCCCAGGCCGCCTGGGCCACGAGCACGGGGACCGGCGTCACCGTCGCCGTGCTGGATACCGGCATCGACGGCGGCCACCCGGATCTGTCGGGCGCCGTGGAGAAGGGCGGCGACTTCATCTCCAAGAGCGACGACACCGCCGACAAGCACGGGCACGGCACGCACGTGGCGGGCATCGTGGGCGCCCGCAAGGACAACGGGGTGGGCATCGTGGGCGTGGCGCCCGGCTGCAACCTCCTGGCCGTGCGCGTCCTGGGCGAGAGCGGGGGCAGCGGCGTCTTCTCGGTGGCCCGCGGCATCAAGGCCGCGGCCGACTACGCCAAGCGCACCAAGAAGCGCGTGGTGATCAACCTCTCGCTGGGCTCGCGCATGCCCGTCGATCCGGTGGACTTCATGGCCGGGTGGTACGCGACGCGGCAGGGCGCCCTCCTGGTCGCCGCGGCCGGCAACGAGGGAGGCCCCGTGGGCGTCCCGGCCAAGCACCGCTACTTCATGGCCATCGGCGCCACCGATACCCGCGACGCGCGGGCGTCATTCTCCAACTTCGGCAGCCAACTGGCGCTCTCGGCGCCCGGCGTGGACATCGTGTCCACCACGCCGACCTACCCGGTGACGATGACCCAGCGCGGCGTGGCGCAGAACTTCGCGGCCTTGCAGGGCACCAGCATGGCCACTCCCATCGTGTCGGGCGTGGCGGCCCTGGTGTGGTCGAAGCATCCCGACTGGTCGCCGGCCCAGGTGCGCGATGCGCTCACCAAGGGTGCGAAGAACCTGGGCGACCGCAACCAGTTCGGTGCCGGCCTCGTGGACGCGGCGGCGGCCGTGGCGCCATGACGACGCGCCTTCACGGCGGATTGCCGCAGCTGGCCGTCGGGATGTGCTTGCTGCTTTCCCTCGCTGGCTGCGGCGGCGCCCCCACGGGCACCCGCGCTCTGGCAGGTCCGCCGCAGCAGGCTCTAGCGGCCCGCAACGCCCAGTCCGCCGCGATCGACGCCTCGGTAGGCCGCGTGACGCGGCGATCGGCCAGCCACGACAACTCGTTCCGGATGTACCTCGACGGGCCGGACTCCTACGGCGAACTCTTCGAGATGATCCGCGGCGCGAAACGGAGCATCTGGATCTCGTCGTTCGAGTACCACGCCGACGTTCACGGCCTGGCCATGACGACCCTGCTGGGGGCCAAGGCGCGGGCGGGCGTCGAGGTGAAGCTGCTCGTCGACAAGGTCGGCGGCAACCTCGAGAAGGGCACGCAGGACTACCTGCGCCTGGTCCGCGAGGCCGGCGGCGAGGCCCGCGAATACCCGACGCAGTGGGTCAACGGTTTCGTCGGCATCGACCATCGCAAGCTCTTCATCGTGGACGGCACGGTCGCGATGACCGGCGGCATGAACATCGGCGACATGTACTACGAGGACTTCCACGACACGCTCGGCACCGTGCGGGGCGGCGCCGTGCGGGACATGGCTCGAGAGTTCTTCCGCGACTGGAAGCGGGCTGGCGGCCAGGCGCCGGCAAGCCTGCCGGATGCCGTTCGCGACGGCGATACAAGCATCCGGGTCCTGACGACCAGCGGCCCGGAAGGCCGGACCGAGATCTTCGACGGCCTCGCGGCCGCCATCGGCGCCGCCAAGGACCACATCAATGTCGCGGTGCCGTACTTCTCGGACGACGATCTGGTCGAGGTGCTGGAGGATGCCGCCGCCGAAGGCGTGAAGGTCCGGCTCCTCCTGCCGGACATCGAGACCTACAGCCGGGTGGACGTCGGCATCCTGTTCAACTACCTCAATCCGGCGAGCGCCCGCAAGCTTCTGGCGGCAGGCGCCGAGGTCTGGTTCTACCGCGGCAAGAAGCTCCACCTGAAGGTCTTCGAGATTGACGACGCCTGGGTGTGCTACGGCTCGGCCAACGGGGACACGATGTCCTTCCTGCGCAACCAGGAACTGAGCCTGGCGATCGCCGATCCGGCGGTGGCCCAGGACGTACGCAAGCGCCTCTTCGAGGCCGACCTGGCCCTCTCGCGCCGGGTCACCGAGAAGGATCTCCAGCTCAGGCCCGCGGCCCAGGCCTTCTCCAGCGCCCTCGACGCGCTGTCGTACTACTTCGGCGTGAAGCCGGGGTCGTCAGTGTATCGCTAGCCTGACAGACAAATCGGCGCCCTTGCTCTCGACGACCATCACGTCCTTGTCGGTGAGCATGTAGGTCTTGATGCCGTACCAGGTGCGCATGTAGCTGCGGTTGACCTGTCCGGCGAAGATCGCCGCCGTGCGCACGGTCTTGAGGAGGCGGGCCAGGCGGCGGGCTTCCTGGCGGTCGGCCAGGCCGTTGCGGACCTTGCGCCGGGGATCGACCGGCGGCCGGTGCATGAACACGAAGACGCGGCGGGCGCCGTCCAGCCGAAAGTCCTGGAGCCGCTTGCCGGCCCAGTCCAGTTGCTGGGTCCCGAGGCGATGGTCCCGGTTATCCAGGAGCAGGAAGCGGTCGGGACCGACGGCAAAGGCGCCGTAGGGCGTGCCGAGCCGCTGCCGGATGGTGTCCGGCCGGTCGCGCAGGCCCGGCAGCAGGTAGGTGGGGAATGCGAGATCCTCGGCCAGGTCCATCGCCGGCACCGCCCCGGTACCGCCGATCTTCACCGCGAAATGCGGCCGCTGGTTCGCGGCGTCCGGGAGCAGGGACAGGCCGGGCTTCACCGACGGCGCCACGGCGAAGCGGTAGTCCCGGGGCAAGTTGGGCTCCAGGCGCCACTGGCCCCGGCCACCGCCCGCCAGCGTCAAGGAGGCGACGAGCATGCCGGCCGTGTTGGTCGCGGCTTCCGCGACGCCGCGCCCGGTCACCAGGTACGACCCGGCCGGGACGTTGCGCCACCTGACCGTGCCGTTGTAGAAGCTCTGCGAGTCGTTGGCCACGGAGACACGCACGTTGGGGCTGTTGGCCCAGATCCCGACGCCACTCTGCGCGCGCTCGACCACCGATCCGCCCGAGACCTCGATCTGCAACTGGCCCGAACGCACCACGGGAGTGGCAACCGGGAGGATCAGAAATAGCGCCAGGAGACGGAGCACGGTCGCCAATACCGTATACTCTAGGTTTCCGTCACGTCAATGCTCCACGTCGCCTTCGTCTGGCACATGCATCAGCCGCTCTACAAGGATCGGCTGACAGGGCGCTACCTCATGCCCTGGGTGCGTCTGCACGGGATCAAGGACTACCTGGACATGGTGGCGATCCTCCGGCAGTACCCCGGGCTCCATCAGACGTTCAACCTGGTGCCGTCGCTGCTGGAGCAGGTCGAGGACTACGCGTCCGGCCACGCGGTTGACCGCGCGCTGGAGGTGACGCTGAAGCCCGTCGCCGACTGGACGCGGGACGATCGGGCGTACGTGATGCTCCGCTTCTTCGATGCGCAGTTCGACAACATGATCGCCCCCTTCCCGCGCTATCACCAGCTCGCCCTCAAGCGCAACGATCTGCTCGGCCAGTTCGATGCCGAGGACGCGTCGCGGGCGTTCACCCACCAGGATCTGCTGGATCTCACGGTCTGGTTCAACCTGGCCTGGTTCGATCCCCTGTGGCGCCGCACGGAGCCCGAGTTGCAGGCGCTCGTGCAGCGCGGCCGCGGGTTCACGCAGGTCGATCGAGAGCTGGTCGTCGCCAAGCAGCGGAAGATCCTGGCCCGCATCGTGCCCGAGTACTCGGAGATGCGGATTCGCGGCCAGGTCGAGCTCACCACCACGCCGTTCTACCACCCTATCCTGCCGCTGCTGGTGGATACCGACAGCGCCCGCGTGGCCCGGCCCCACCTGCCCCTGCCCGGCACCAGATTCAGCTACCCGGAGGATGCCCGCCACCAGATCCGGCGCGGCCTGGAGTACTTCGCGTCCCGCTTCGGCCACCGGCCGGTGGGCATGTGGCCGTCCGAGCAGTCGGTGAGCCCGGCCGCGGTCCAGATCATGGCCGAAGAAGGCATCCGCTGGGCCATCAGCGACGAAGGCGTCCTCGCGCATTCCCTGGGCGTCCGCCTGGTGCGCGACGCGGCCGGACAACTGCTGCATCCCGACGTGCTCTACCGGCCCTACGCGGTGGACACGCCGGCCGGGCGCGTCCAGTTCGTCTTCCGCGACATCGTCCTGTCCGACCTCATCGGCTTCAGCTACCCGCGCGTCCCCGGGGCGCAGGCGGCGCAGGACCTGCACGAGCGCCTCAAGGGCATCCGGGCCCGGTCGCCCCATCCGGATCCCCTCGTGACCATCGCACTGGACGGCGAGAACTGCTGGGAGCACTACGCCGAGGACGGGTGGGACTTCCTGCGGGCGTTCTACGACGGCGTGGCCGCCGATCCCGACATCCGGCTGTGCACGGTCGGCGAGTACCTGGCGGAGCATCCGGCGGCGCACCATCTGCCCCACCTCCATTCCGGGTCGTGGATCGGGTCGGACTTCACGACCTGGATCGGCGATCCCACCAAAAACCGGGCCTGGGATCTCGTGGGCGAGGCGCGCGCGGCGTTCGAGACCTACGACGGCCCCAACCGCGAGGAGGCCCGCGAGGAGATCCTGACCGCCGAAGGCAGCGACTGGTTCTGGTGGTTCGGGGTCGGCCACGACTCCGGTCAGGACGAGCTGTTCGACGAGCAGTTCCGGATGCACCTCGCGAATGCCTGGCGCCTGATGGGCGAGGAGGTCCCCGAGTCTCTCGCCGGGCCGGTCACGCCGGCCGAACCCGCGATGCCCGAGCCCACGGCGGCCGAGTCGGGCGTGTTCGAGGCGGTGGCCCCGCAGGGCGCGATGCACGCGGCGGTGCGGTTCATCAATCGCATCGCGTTCCGGGGCGAACCCGCGGGCGTTTTCGTCGCCATCGAACTCGGGCCGACCTTCGAACCGATGCCGGGCGACGAGATCCTCATCGGCTGGTTCTATCCGGGCCAGACCCGCCACAATTCCCCCCTCAACGCCCGGCCCGCACCCGCCCTGGATGGCATCACCTACCGCTTCCTCTACGCGCATGAGGTGCGCGTCGCGTTCGATCCG
This genomic stretch from Candidatus Tanganyikabacteria bacterium harbors:
- a CDS encoding S8 family serine peptidase is translated as MPRHPAWILPLLVAAGCGAPVSSADRLPVSQDKRLEQVPDEVIVKYRAPEGMRAEATMFPEDIAPTRKYDLLPETTQLDATSFDSRNDTVLVKTSRGEAARVAAAYAARPEVEWAIPNARIQAPVPVMPGQQPGTGIRSTIRSNDPLVAQQWYLDRINAQAAWATSTGTGVTVAVLDTGIDGGHPDLSGAVEKGGDFISKSDDTADKHGHGTHVAGIVGARKDNGVGIVGVAPGCNLLAVRVLGESGGSGVFSVARGIKAAADYAKRTKKRVVINLSLGSRMPVDPVDFMAGWYATRQGALLVAAAGNEGGPVGVPAKHRYFMAIGATDTRDARASFSNFGSQLALSAPGVDIVSTTPTYPVTMTQRGVAQNFAALQGTSMATPIVSGVAALVWSKHPDWSPAQVRDALTKGAKNLGDRNQFGAGLVDAAAAVAP
- a CDS encoding glycoside hydrolase, with the protein product MLHVAFVWHMHQPLYKDRLTGRYLMPWVRLHGIKDYLDMVAILRQYPGLHQTFNLVPSLLEQVEDYASGHAVDRALEVTLKPVADWTRDDRAYVMLRFFDAQFDNMIAPFPRYHQLALKRNDLLGQFDAEDASRAFTHQDLLDLTVWFNLAWFDPLWRRTEPELQALVQRGRGFTQVDRELVVAKQRKILARIVPEYSEMRIRGQVELTTTPFYHPILPLLVDTDSARVARPHLPLPGTRFSYPEDARHQIRRGLEYFASRFGHRPVGMWPSEQSVSPAAVQIMAEEGIRWAISDEGVLAHSLGVRLVRDAAGQLLHPDVLYRPYAVDTPAGRVQFVFRDIVLSDLIGFSYPRVPGAQAAQDLHERLKGIRARSPHPDPLVTIALDGENCWEHYAEDGWDFLRAFYDGVAADPDIRLCTVGEYLAEHPAAHHLPHLHSGSWIGSDFTTWIGDPTKNRAWDLVGEARAAFETYDGPNREEAREEILTAEGSDWFWWFGVGHDSGQDELFDEQFRMHLANAWRLMGEEVPESLAGPVTPAEPAMPEPTAAESGVFEAVAPQGAMHAAVRFINRIAFRGEPAGVFVAIELGPTFEPMPGDEILIGWFYPGQTRHNSPLNARPAPALDGITYRFLYAHEVRVAFDPPGGTVWEAGEVFTWHLVPADVAVRREGATVAIEVPTAAIGQGPGREVHFVVGICRGGDLLDVFPSDRTLAVRIPSQAAASAQARVTSG
- a CDS encoding phosphatidylserine/phosphatidylglycerophosphate/cardiolipin synthase family protein is translated as MTTRLHGGLPQLAVGMCLLLSLAGCGGAPTGTRALAGPPQQALAARNAQSAAIDASVGRVTRRSASHDNSFRMYLDGPDSYGELFEMIRGAKRSIWISSFEYHADVHGLAMTTLLGAKARAGVEVKLLVDKVGGNLEKGTQDYLRLVREAGGEAREYPTQWVNGFVGIDHRKLFIVDGTVAMTGGMNIGDMYYEDFHDTLGTVRGGAVRDMAREFFRDWKRAGGQAPASLPDAVRDGDTSIRVLTTSGPEGRTEIFDGLAAAIGAAKDHINVAVPYFSDDDLVEVLEDAAAEGVKVRLLLPDIETYSRVDVGILFNYLNPASARKLLAAGAEVWFYRGKKLHLKVFEIDDAWVCYGSANGDTMSFLRNQELSLAIADPAVAQDVRKRLFEADLALSRRVTEKDLQLRPAAQAFSSALDALSYYFGVKPGSSVYR